TTCTCTACACAGCACAGGCAAGCACCTATACCACAGGCCATTGTATTTTCAAGTGAGACTTCACATGTGATCGATTCAGCAGCTGCATATCTGGCTACCGCCATCATCATCGGCTTCGGTCCACATGTGTAAATCCGGTCAAAATGAACGTTTTTCAATACGGAATGGTTGGTTACATAACCTTTTTCCCCGAGAGAACCATCTTCGGTAGTTATGTGAACAGTTCCGATCTTTGTAAACTCATCCAACTGTAGTACATCATCCTTTGAACGTGCTCCTAACAGAAAGACAGGTTCAAAACCGGCGTTCTTCAGGGCAGAACCCAAACATAACATCGGGGCTGTACCGACACCACCACCGATAAGCAGCAATTTCTGATTTTTATCTTCATCGGCAGGAATTGTAAAACTGTTACCCAGTGGCAACATGATATTTACAATATCTCCGGGGCGATATTCTCCCATACGGCGTGTTCCATCGCCAATCAACTGGATAAGCAACCATAATTCATTGGTTGTCCGATCTACAAAATTGATTGAAATGGGCCGGCGAAGAAATGTTGTAGGAGAGTTATCCACCAGTACCTGAACGAACTGACCGGGAAGCATTTCCGGCAAAGTATCGTCGCTGGTTAATTTTAGCAGGCAATAATTTTTATGAAGGCGATTGTTTTCAGTAACCTTCATATCTAACATGTACTTCTTCATATAATATGATTACTCAATTTCTATACAAAGATACATGAATAAGATGTATATAGCAATGCTGGCTTAGTCTTTCTTGTTTTTTTCAGGAGTAAAAGTCTCAAATGTATTATCTGAATAGAATATCATTATTTTGCTCACATTTCTGGAAGGTTGTTCAGGAAGCACAATTTGTTCTATTACAGGTTGTTTAGGTGTGTTTACAGGTGTCTCAACCCTAATTTCCTTGCGATATTCGGGAGAATCCGGCTGGTTGGACGAATTTATCGTCGTATTTGTAAACAAATCGGGCTCAGTTAACACATGTTCGCGCATCATATTGCCTTTACCGAATAAAAGCCAGTCAGAATCTACATACGTAAACCGTTCCAAAATTTTTACCAGTACATCCAGGCTGGGATTATTTCTGCCGGATATAATATGTGACATAGCTGATCGCTGGATACCGATTGCCTCAGCAAATTTGGAAGGAGTTAGTCCTTCATGTTCCATTACTGCTAAAATACGATCTTTCATAACCAAAATGCGGATTATATATCAAAAATAGCTGCCAATATGACTGTTTACAAGAATTTAATACAGAATTAAATCATGACACAAATATAACACATTATTTCCAATTGTACAATTTATATTTATAATCATAAACCGATACAATTGTGATACATGTTGTACATTTGTAGCTGACACGTTTGTAAACCTATACAAGAAAGCATAAAATAGGATTAAAGTTGTGTTAATGAATTTATATAATAAATACCTGTAAAATAGATCGTTATTGCTTTTCTATTTATGAAATAAAGAAGCAATTTCACATTTATATACGGAATAATAGGAAGAAATTAATGTATACAATTAATATATCTGGATAATGAGCTGGTTTTTGATGTATTATCATACATCTTTGTAGTAACAGTATTTAAACCTATTTTTATTGATTTATATTAGTAATGTATACTACTACATTTGTAACGCCATTCTATACTATACAAAAGTAACTTGCAGCGTTATCCGATTGTATACAAATATCTCTGATTACAAAAGTAACCTGCTTCAAGCTATATACCTTTGTAACATGATATCTTTTATTATAAAATGATCACTGCCAATATGTCTTGTTTTTGTTGTAACTCTTTCCTCTATGTGATATACTTTTGTATCCTATACCCTAAAAGTTGATTTTTTCGTGATATTTGTAAACAACTATACAGGAAGAAATAAATATTAAATTCTCAGAGGGGTAAAACATAAACCGAATCATTGAAAAACAAAACAGATACCCTATTTTTCCATGTTCGGAAATCTGACTGTTCTAGAAAAATAAGGGCAAAAAAACGTTATCAAGACTCGTAACGGCTAAAAAAGAAAAAAACTGCATATGGCGATCACTCCAGGATCATCCATATGCAGTTTACACTACCGATTCTATTTTTTTAATGAAGTATTTTATATAATAATTCTTTGAGTAAATCTGCATCCGAAGCAGAAGAGTTGTCTACTCCTTTTGACCTGGCATCAGTAGTCCGGATGTCACTGATCAAATTAAAAACTTTCATAGCAGGATAATTCCTTAACCCGGTCATATAATCTTTCACCTGAAAAGTCCCTCTTAAACCTAACGCTGTCATTAAGCCTGTTTCCGATCTGTCCTTCGTATAATAGCAGATTAACAAGTTTGAGAAATAATTAAAAATTACAGGAAGGGTCATCTGTATCGGATTACTTTTCGGGTTCTTTTCGAAATACTGAGCAATCCGGTTTGCTTTTAATACATCCTTTACTGCAATCGCTTTTATCAACTCGAAATTATTGTACTCTTTACTTATTCCGATATTTTGTTCAATCAACTCCGGCGTGACGCGTTTTGGGGCTTTTTCAGGCAAGATCAGAGCCAGCTTGTCCAATTCCTTACTTAGACGGCTTAAATCGTTTCCAAGGAAGTCTGAGAGCATTTGAGCGGCCTTTGGATCGATCCCGATGGAACGCTGCTGCATGAACGAAACGATAAACCCAGGCATTTTATAATCAGGAATCTTTTTCGCTTCGAACAAAACGCCTGTTTTTTCAGTAGCTGCAGCCAAAGACTTCCTTCTGTCCAGATTCTTGTACTTGTAATTGACAACCAGCACGGTCGATTTAAGCGGATTTTTCACATAATTGGTCAGCAATTCTATATCACGGACCAACTGTGCTTCACGCACGACCACCAGTTGATATTCAGACATCATAGGGAATCTCCTGGCGGCATTGATGATCATAGCCGCGTCTGTATCAGCACCATACATGATCATCTGGTTAAAGTCCCGTTCAGACTCCGACAACACGTTCTCAATAAGCAGATCGGTTATCTTATCCATGAAAAAGGGTTCTTCGCCCATTAAAATATAAACGGGCTGGAATTTCTTAGCAACGATATCCCGGCATATTTCCTCGAACGTATTTTCTTTTTTAGCCATAATAAAGCATTAAATATTACCAACTGAACCGGATATGACGAACTGTTTTTTTATCATCGATGATTTGACGGAGGGCTTCGATACCCAATTTTACATGTTCGGGAGCAAAGTTACGGGTAACAACCCGGTCGCTGGCTTCTGTTTTAACCCCATCTTCCTCCAAAGGCTTATCCGAGATCATCAGCAAGGCTCCCGTCGGTATTTTATTGGCAAAGCCAGCTGTAAGCAGCGTGGCTGTTTCCATATCGATACCGGTGGCATGCGTACGTTTCAAGTATTCCTTGAAAGAAGTATCGTATTCCCAGACACGGCGGTTCGTTGTATAAATCGTTCCGGTCCAATAATCTTTCCCCTGGTCTCGAACGGCAGAAGAAATGGCACGCAACATCGAAAATGCAGGGAGCGACGGGACTTCGGCCGGCAGATATTCGTTGGAAGTTCCTTCTCCACGAATGGCGGCGATCGGCAATACATAATCACCCAAATTATTGGCTTTCTTCAAGCCACCGCATTTACCTAGAAATAAGACGGCTGTCGGACTGACGGCTGACAGCAAATCCATGATTGTTGCCGCATTTGCGCTCCCCATGCCGAAATTAATAATCGTAATACCTTCCGCCGAAGCATTCGGCATGGAACTTTTCAGTCCGAGTATGGGCACATTAAAAGATTCGGCAAACAGCTCTACGTATTTGGTAAAGTTCGTGAGTAATATATACTTATCAAAATCTTCCAGCTTACGATCGGTATAACGAGGCAGCCAATTTTCAACGATTTCTTGTTTTGTTTTCATAAATCATTACCTTTGAGGGTACAATCATAGTGTATAATATAAACGACAAATATAATAAATGCTGTCATTAAATTTACCAACATTCGCTGCTAAAGTAAAGGAAAAAGATGGGAAGCACGTCATATTCGATCCGGTGCGCCGTAAATTTGTTGCTCTAACCCCTGAAGAGTGGGTACGGCAACATTTTGTGAATTATCTGATTAGTGACAAGGGATATCCCAAAGAACTCCTGGCCAATGAAGTTCCTTTAAAATTGAACGGCACATCCAAACGATGTGACACGATTGCATATAACCGCTTTTTAACCCCTTTAATGATCGTAGAGTACAAAGCCCCCCATATCGAGATCACGAGTTCCGTATTCGACCAGATAGTGCGTTATAACATGGTATTACACGTGCGTTACCTTGCAGTCAGCAACGGTATCTGCCATTTCTGCTGCAAAATAGACTACGAAAATTTGACTTATTCTTTTTTGGAAGGAATTCCGGAATATGATGTGCTGGAATAAACAAAACTGGTAAAAAAAGACAATAGATTTATTCTTATTCATCTGAAAACAGGACAGATAATAAGTATTAGATTTTTTCACACAAAGCCTCTCCCCTTATCCTTCAACGTCTAATTGCCGGATAAGGGTTCGTCAGCCCAACCGGAGACTGTAATTCCTTATCAAAGATTTATCCAGGACTATATGATGTGTGAACCCCCTATTAGATTCAGCCAATCTTTTCTGTTCCCCCGCAAAAACAGAATCAGATATGACCGGAATCAACTGGGTCGTATGATCAATAGGAAAAGAGTCTCCTGTTTTTGCGACATGAACAGGCAGACATAACAAAATCAACACTCCGAGGAGCATTGTTGTCAATAATTCAGAAGTATATATAGTAATAAACTGGTGTAGCATTTCCGTATATTCATAATTATACGGAACAAACATAGCAATATTTATTTAATAAACAAACATTTACTGAATAAATATTGCTATTTGGAGTATTTTTATAAAACTGATGCAGTTTTATTATAATAAATGGCCACGGAGTCCACTCGAGGAGTATCGGACTTATGAATATACACAGAATTATCAATTCCATGTATTGGCTGACTTATTTCTTCTTTTTCATTAAAAAGAAGAGAGTAACCTAGTATAACTGCGAAAAAAGATAGAATCAACAACTTCATAATCTTGCTCAATTTTATGTCTATATTAGCTAAGATGTAATAAGAACGGAAAATGCTGCATGATATTACAAAAAAAGGGAAGAAAATATTATTTCTTCCCTTTTTATTTATTGAGGCTTGTAAATACCTACCGTTTTTTATGCACCGAAGTCATCGAAGTGTAACATTTCGCGAGGTACACCCAAATTGTCAAGCATATTTTCTACCGCTTTCGACATCGGGCCCGGACCACACATGTAATATTCGATATCTTCCGGAGCTTCGTGATCCTTCAGATAAGTATCGTAAATTACCTGATGAACGAAACCAGCTGTATACTTCACGCCTGCTGCATCAGCTGCAGGATCCGGGCGGTCAAGCGCTAGATGGAAAGTAAAATTCGGGAATTCTTTTTCTATTTCCAGGAAGTCTTGCAGATAGAACACTTCATTCAATGCACGTGCACCATAGAAGTAAGACATCTTACGATCTGTTGTCTTCAATGTCTTAGTCATGTGCATGATCTGAGCACGCAACGGAGCCATACCGGCACCACCGCCGACCCACATCATTTCTCTCTTAGAGTCGAAGATCGGATGGAAATCACCGTAAGGACCGCTCATGATTACCTTATCACCCGGTTTCAGGGTAAAGATATAAGAAGAAGCGATACCCGGCATCACATCTTGGAATCCAGGACCCTGTTCTTTCGGTTTGAAAGGAGGAGTTGCGATACGTACCGTCAACATGATACGGTCTCCTTCTGCAGGATAGTTGGCCATAGAGTAAGCACGGATAGTCGGTTCAGTGTTCTGACATTTCAGACCGAACAAACCGAAATTCTTCCATGCCGGCAGATAACCTTCACCGATCAGGTCTTTATCGATATCCTTGTCATAATCCATAGTATATGCAGGAATCTTGATCTGTGCATAAGAACCCGGAACGAAGTCCATGTGTTCACCCTTAGGCAGAGCAACGATAAACTCTTTGATAAAGGTAGCCACGTTCTTGTTGCTGATCACTTCGCATTCCCATTCCTTAACTCCGAATACTTCATCAGGAACTTTGATCTTGATATCTTCTTTTATCTTGGTCTGGCAACCCAGTCTCCAATGATCTTTAATTTGTTTACGAGAGAAGAAACCAACTTCCGTAGGAAGAATGTTTCCGCCACCTTCCGGCACCTGACAACGGCACTGTCCACAGCTACCGCTACCACCACAAGCAGACGACAGGAAAATACCTTCACTCTGAAGCGTATTCAATACTGTTCCACCAATGGGAACATCGTATTCCTTTTCTCCGTTAACAACCATCCTCACATTGCCCGATGGTATTAATTTTGCTTTCGCAAATAAAAGCGAACCAACAAGGATCAGTGTAATCACGAGGAAAACAACTGCTCCGACTGCAATGGTAAGTCCGCCCGACATTAATATAATCATCTTTATTCTTGTTTAATGCGTTAATACTTAGATCTTAAGTCCTGAGAAGCACATAAATGCCATACCCATCAGACCGGTAATGATAAAGGTAATACCCAGACCTTTCAAAGGCTTCGGTATATCCGAATAAGCCAGTTTTTCACGGATAGCAGCCATACCAACGATAGCCAGCATCCAACCGATACCAGAACCTAAACCGTATACAGTAGCAACTCCTACATTAGGAAATGCTCTTTGTTGCATAAACAGAGAACCACCCAGGATAGCACAGTTCACAGCGATAAGCGGCAAAAAGATACCCAGAGATGCATACAATGCCGGAGCAAATTTCTCAACAACCATTTCAACCAACTGCGTAAATGAAGCAATGATGGCGATGAAGATGATCAGAGAAAGGAAACTCAGATTCACTCCTGCATATTCAGCGCCTAACCAGCTCATAGCGCCTTCTTTCAATATATAATTTTCGAGCATATAGTTGATCGGCAACGTACATACCAGGATGAACGTTACAGCCATACCCAATCCTAAAGCAGTCTTTACGTTCTTGGAAACAGCCAGGAAAGAACACATACCCAGATAGTATGCGAAAATCATGTTGTCTACGAAGATCGAGCGGACAAACGTGCTTAAATATTCTTCCATTCTATTATTCGTTTAATAGTTTGTATTAATTTTCTTGAAGCTCTTTGTTCTTAGAACGGTGAACCCATATAATCACGGCAATCACGATCAAAGCCATCGGAGGCAGGATCATCAAACCATTGTTTACATAGCCGAAATCGTAGAATGCCTGCGGGATCACCTGGAATCCAAGTAACGTACCAGAACCTAATAACTCACGGAAGAAACCTACGATCACAAGGATCAGAGCATATCCCAAACCATTACCGATACCGTCCAGGAAAGATTCCCACGGACCGTTACCCAAAGCAAACGCCTCCAGACGTCCCATCAGGATACAGTTGGTAATGATCAGACCAACGAACACCGAAAGCTGCTTATTTACATCATAGGCAAATGCTTTCAATACTTCACTTACAATAGTTACCAATGCGGCAACAACTACCAACTGTACGATAATACGGATACGGTTAGGAATTGTATTACGCAGTAACGAAATAATCACGTTGGCAAACGCCACCACAGCCGTCACGGAAATACCCATTACAATAGACGGCTCAAGTTTTGATGTTACAGCCAATGCAGAGCAGATACCCAACATCTGTACGATGACAGGGTTGTTTGTGCTCAACGGGCCTAACAGAACTTCTTTATTCTTACTTGATAATAATCCCATCTTCTTACTGATTTTGTGAGGTTAAAAACTTAACATAACCATTCAGGCTATTGAACAACATATGGTCAACCCCCTGACTGGTGATCGTACCACCTGAAATACCGTCAACATAGTCCTGACCGGCTACGCTCTTACCCGGCTTAACAATAGCTACGGATTTGAATTCGCCGTTAAAGAACAATTTTTTACCTTTAAATTCATTACTGAACTGAGGTTTTGAGATTTCAGCACCTAACCCCGGAGTTTCCCCCTGGTGACTGAAGTCTGCACCAAAAATTGTATTCTTATCATCATCAACGGAAAGATATCCCCACAGAGGTCCCCACAAACCAGCACCAGACAAAGCCATGATATATTTGTTTTTACCATCTACATTGGCTACGAATACCGGATGTTGATCTGGTGTTGCAGTAAATGCATCACCTTCCACCTTTTCTCCATTTTCATTCACAAGGAAAGATTCTTTGATCAGTTCGCTGTATTTTGCTTCAGCTTCATTAGGCTGAACAGATACATTGATTGAACGCAGAATCTGCTGTCTTTTGTCGTTATCTTCGTTCTTCTGCTGGAAAGTTCTCAGCGATTGTGAAGTAAATGCCAATACAACAGCTACCAAAACAACCATTACAGAAGCATAAACTACTGTATATACGTTGCTGTCTCTATCCAATCCCTTCTTACCGGCAGCAGCCTCTTTGATTTCTTCAAATTCAGAAGCAGGAACGCCACATACAGGACAAACATCCGGAGCTTTATTTCCTTCGTGGATATATCCACATACTTTACATTTATATTTTGCCATACTCCTTCTTACATTATTTGATTACACGTTTCAATCTGCGGTTGATGTTAGCTTCTACCACATAGTAGTCGATCAGCGGAGCAAATACATTCATCAACAGGATAGCAAGCATCATACCTTCAGGATAACCCGGGTTCAATGCACGGATAATGATAGCCATTGCTCCTACCAGGAAGCCATAGATATATTTACCTGTTTCAGTACGTGCAGATGTCACAGGGTCGGTAGCCATAAATACGGCACCAAAAGCAAAACCGCCCAGGAACAAATGATCGATCGGAGATACACACATAGCCACCGTTGTACCGATCATATTGAAGATAGCAGCCATAACAGCACCACCTACAAATACAGACAGCATGGTCTTCCAGCTTGCGATCTGAGTATACAGAAGGATAACAGCACCGATCAGGATAGCCAATACGGATGTTTCACCGATTGAACCCGGAATCAGTCCCAGGAACATATCCCAGGTAGTCATCGGGTTACCCAGTACGTCAACTGTCTGGAATGAACCGATCATATCTTTACCGGCAATAGCAACCTGTCCCAGCGGAGTGGCTCCGGAGAAACCGTCAACTACTGTTCCTGCACCCAGTCCGAATGTATCGGCTGTGCGAACGAATACCTGGTCGCCAGACATGGCAGCCGGATAAGCAAAGAACAGGAACGCACGTGTTACCAATGCAACGTTAAACACGTTGTAACCAGTACCACCGAATACTTCCTTAGCAAAAATAACCGCAAAAGCAGTAGCCACAGCGATCATCCACAGCGGAGTATCGATAGGAACGATCATCGGGATCAATATACCCGAAACCAGGAAACCTTCCTGAATTTCTTCTTTTTTCACCTGGGCAACAGCAAACTCGATACCCAGACCTACTACGTACGAAACAATAATTTTAGGCAGTACAGCCAGGAAACCGAAGATGAATGTCATCAAAAATCCGGGATCAGCACCAACAGCCAGATTGTGTTGATAGCCGACATTGTACATACCAAAAAGCAAAGCAGGCAACAAAGCGATAATAACCACAGTCATGGTACGCTTAGAATCGATATAGTCGTGAATATGCACGCCTGATTTCGAAGTGGTGCTCGGAACAAATAAGAATGTTTCAACACCTTCGAATACAGAACGGAACATCGCCAGCTTTCCGCCTTCCTCAAAGTTAGGCTTAATCTTGTCGAGGTAATTCCTTAACGCTTTCAATGTATTCTAATTTTTTATGTTATTAATTCATTTCCTTGTATAACAGATCCAATCCCTGACGTACGATCTTCTGGATCTCGATCTTGGAAGTGTCAACAAATTCACAAAGTGCAAAATCTTCCGGAGCAACTTCATAGATACCCAGATTTTCCATTTTATCGATATCGAAAGCGATAATGGCTTTCAGCAGGTATTCGGGATAGATGCTCATCGGGAATACTTTTTCGTATTCGTTCGACATGATCATGGCGCGTTTACCTCCTTTGATACGTGCATCGATTACATATTCTTTGCTCTTCGGAGCCAACCAGGTAAAGAAAGAGTGGCTTACACTGTATTTTCCGAATCCCGGAGTTGCCCAACCGAAGAAGTCATACGTTTTGTCTCCTTCAGGGATCACGGTGATCTGATTATCGTAAGCACCCAAATAATCGTCTTTACGAACTTTCGTTCCGGTCAGCACATTTCCGCTGATGATACGAAGATCTTCCTTGCCTTCCAGGATCTTTCCTGCAACCAGACTGTTGATCGTACAA
This is a stretch of genomic DNA from Parabacteroides chongii. It encodes these proteins:
- the holA gene encoding DNA polymerase III subunit delta, which translates into the protein MAKKENTFEEICRDIVAKKFQPVYILMGEEPFFMDKITDLLIENVLSESERDFNQMIMYGADTDAAMIINAARRFPMMSEYQLVVVREAQLVRDIELLTNYVKNPLKSTVLVVNYKYKNLDRRKSLAAATEKTGVLFEAKKIPDYKMPGFIVSFMQQRSIGIDPKAAQMLSDFLGNDLSRLSKELDKLALILPEKAPKRVTPELIEQNIGISKEYNNFELIKAIAVKDVLKANRIAQYFEKNPKSNPIQMTLPVIFNYFSNLLICYYTKDRSETGLMTALGLRGTFQVKDYMTGLRNYPAMKVFNLISDIRTTDARSKGVDNSSASDADLLKELLYKILH
- a CDS encoding NADH:ubiquinone reductase (Na(+)-transporting) subunit B → MKALRNYLDKIKPNFEEGGKLAMFRSVFEGVETFLFVPSTTSKSGVHIHDYIDSKRTMTVVIIALLPALLFGMYNVGYQHNLAVGADPGFLMTFIFGFLAVLPKIIVSYVVGLGIEFAVAQVKKEEIQEGFLVSGILIPMIVPIDTPLWMIAVATAFAVIFAKEVFGGTGYNVFNVALVTRAFLFFAYPAAMSGDQVFVRTADTFGLGAGTVVDGFSGATPLGQVAIAGKDMIGSFQTVDVLGNPMTTWDMFLGLIPGSIGETSVLAILIGAVILLYTQIASWKTMLSVFVGGAVMAAIFNMIGTTVAMCVSPIDHLFLGGFAFGAVFMATDPVTSARTETGKYIYGFLVGAMAIIIRALNPGYPEGMMLAILLMNVFAPLIDYYVVEANINRRLKRVIK
- the nqrF gene encoding NADH:ubiquinone reductase (Na(+)-transporting) subunit F, translated to MIILMSGGLTIAVGAVVFLVITLILVGSLLFAKAKLIPSGNVRMVVNGEKEYDVPIGGTVLNTLQSEGIFLSSACGGSGSCGQCRCQVPEGGGNILPTEVGFFSRKQIKDHWRLGCQTKIKEDIKIKVPDEVFGVKEWECEVISNKNVATFIKEFIVALPKGEHMDFVPGSYAQIKIPAYTMDYDKDIDKDLIGEGYLPAWKNFGLFGLKCQNTEPTIRAYSMANYPAEGDRIMLTVRIATPPFKPKEQGPGFQDVMPGIASSYIFTLKPGDKVIMSGPYGDFHPIFDSKREMMWVGGGAGMAPLRAQIMHMTKTLKTTDRKMSYFYGARALNEVFYLQDFLEIEKEFPNFTFHLALDRPDPAADAAGVKYTAGFVHQVIYDTYLKDHEAPEDIEYYMCGPGPMSKAVENMLDNLGVPREMLHFDDFGA
- a CDS encoding dihydroorotate dehydrogenase electron transfer subunit, whose translation is MKKYMLDMKVTENNRLHKNYCLLKLTSDDTLPEMLPGQFVQVLVDNSPTTFLRRPISINFVDRTTNELWLLIQLIGDGTRRMGEYRPGDIVNIMLPLGNSFTIPADEDKNQKLLLIGGGVGTAPMLCLGSALKNAGFEPVFLLGARSKDDVLQLDEFTKIGTVHITTEDGSLGEKGYVTNHSVLKNVHFDRIYTCGPKPMMMAVARYAAAESITCEVSLENTMACGIGACLCCVENTKEGHVCVCTEGPVFNIEKLTWLS
- a CDS encoding AMP nucleosidase, which codes for MKTKQEIVENWLPRYTDRKLEDFDKYILLTNFTKYVELFAESFNVPILGLKSSMPNASAEGITIINFGMGSANAATIMDLLSAVSPTAVLFLGKCGGLKKANNLGDYVLPIAAIRGEGTSNEYLPAEVPSLPAFSMLRAISSAVRDQGKDYWTGTIYTTNRRVWEYDTSFKEYLKRTHATGIDMETATLLTAGFANKIPTGALLMISDKPLEEDGVKTEASDRVVTRNFAPEHVKLGIEALRQIIDDKKTVRHIRFSW
- the nqrC gene encoding NADH:ubiquinone reductase (Na(+)-transporting) subunit C; this translates as MAKYKCKVCGYIHEGNKAPDVCPVCGVPASEFEEIKEAAAGKKGLDRDSNVYTVVYASVMVVLVAVVLAFTSQSLRTFQQKNEDNDKRQQILRSINVSVQPNEAEAKYSELIKESFLVNENGEKVEGDAFTATPDQHPVFVANVDGKNKYIMALSGAGLWGPLWGYLSVDDDKNTIFGADFSHQGETPGLGAEISKPQFSNEFKGKKLFFNGEFKSVAIVKPGKSVAGQDYVDGISGGTITSQGVDHMLFNSLNGYVKFLTSQNQ
- a CDS encoding helix-turn-helix domain-containing protein, whose protein sequence is MKDRILAVMEHEGLTPSKFAEAIGIQRSAMSHIISGRNNPSLDVLVKILERFTYVDSDWLLFGKGNMMREHVLTEPDLFTNTTINSSNQPDSPEYRKEIRVETPVNTPKQPVIEQIVLPEQPSRNVSKIMIFYSDNTFETFTPEKNKKD
- the nqrE gene encoding NADH:ubiquinone reductase (Na(+)-transporting) subunit E, which encodes MEEYLSTFVRSIFVDNMIFAYYLGMCSFLAVSKNVKTALGLGMAVTFILVCTLPINYMLENYILKEGAMSWLGAEYAGVNLSFLSLIIFIAIIASFTQLVEMVVEKFAPALYASLGIFLPLIAVNCAILGGSLFMQQRAFPNVGVATVYGLGSGIGWMLAIVGMAAIREKLAYSDIPKPLKGLGITFIITGLMGMAFMCFSGLKI
- a CDS encoding type I restriction enzyme HsdR N-terminal domain-containing protein, with the protein product MLSLNLPTFAAKVKEKDGKHVIFDPVRRKFVALTPEEWVRQHFVNYLISDKGYPKELLANEVPLKLNGTSKRCDTIAYNRFLTPLMIVEYKAPHIEITSSVFDQIVRYNMVLHVRYLAVSNGICHFCCKIDYENLTYSFLEGIPEYDVLE
- a CDS encoding NADH:ubiquinone reductase (Na(+)-transporting) subunit D translates to MGLLSSKNKEVLLGPLSTNNPVIVQMLGICSALAVTSKLEPSIVMGISVTAVVAFANVIISLLRNTIPNRIRIIVQLVVVAALVTIVSEVLKAFAYDVNKQLSVFVGLIITNCILMGRLEAFALGNGPWESFLDGIGNGLGYALILVIVGFFRELLGSGTLLGFQVIPQAFYDFGYVNNGLMILPPMALIVIAVIIWVHRSKNKELQEN